Proteins encoded by one window of Emticicia oligotrophica DSM 17448:
- a CDS encoding FAD-binding and (Fe-S)-binding domain-containing protein, with product MFDALQSEFEGELYFKNTTTHKALKKVYSTDASVYQEEPLAVAIPKTVNDIKKLIKFADNEQITLIPRAAGTSLAGQVVGNGLVVDISKNFINILEVNQAEKWVRVQPGVIRDDLNAYLKPFGLMFGPETSTSSRAMIGGMIGNNSCGLHSIIWGATRDNLLEVKALLSDGSEVVFGDLDQKSFQEKCKLETLEGKIYQSLDKLINNPENQTAIKQGFPKANVKRRNTGYALDALLNVEQLNLSKLIAGSEGTLCFVTEAKLKLFDLPPKEVGMVAVHTHTLNESLLVNLVALEHNCSASELVDDFILEFTKTNIEQAKNRFFIEGEPKAILMVEFFDETKEGLLQKAENLIKALKEKNLGYAHPILLGDDSKKAWEVRKGGLGLLRNLEGDTQCVNLIEDCAVDPQDLPAYIEDLEVLLKKLNVQYSMYAHAGAGELHVEPMVNLKTSEGRQLFRTILAETAVLVKKYGGSLSGEHGDGRLRGEFIPFMMGEKNYALFREVKQMFDEKGIFNQGKIIDSPPMNEFLRYEADQPTPKHQTIFDFSKQESILRLAEKCSGSGDCRKTEITGGTMCPSYMATRSEKDTTRARANVLRQYYTNEQSITQESVKEVLDLCLSCKGCKSECPSSVDVGKMKAEFLQKTYDTKGVPFRSKLIGTFTKQMKLASIAPWAYNFIFKTEATRRIANRMVGFHPDRTMPLLHSTTLKEWFGKQPSPKNDKKVYLFCDEFTDFNDVEVGKKAILLLQKLGYEVIIPNHLESGRTYLSKGMVREAQKIAIKNVELLKNIVSENTPIIGIEPSAILTLRDEYLELVPQDLRDAAEKIAKNTFQFDEWFAREIDRRNIKKEAFSTEKRLIKLHGHCHQKALSSLTPTKKSLSLPANYEVHLIPSGCCGMAGSFGYEAEHYEVSMKVGELVLFPTIRKQAEDVIIAAPGTSCRHQIKDGTGRIAQHPAEILYEALI from the coding sequence ATGTTTGATGCGTTGCAGAGCGAATTTGAAGGCGAACTCTACTTCAAAAATACCACTACCCACAAAGCCCTAAAGAAAGTCTATTCGACCGATGCCTCGGTTTATCAAGAAGAACCCTTGGCTGTGGCCATTCCCAAGACTGTAAATGATATAAAAAAACTCATCAAATTTGCTGATAATGAGCAAATTACACTTATTCCCCGTGCTGCGGGTACTTCTCTGGCTGGGCAGGTGGTCGGAAATGGGCTGGTGGTTGATATTTCAAAAAACTTCATCAATATCCTCGAAGTAAACCAAGCCGAAAAATGGGTAAGAGTGCAGCCAGGTGTCATTCGTGACGACCTCAACGCTTATCTGAAACCCTTCGGACTAATGTTTGGTCCCGAAACCTCGACATCGAGCCGAGCCATGATTGGAGGCATGATTGGCAATAATTCGTGCGGACTTCACTCAATTATTTGGGGAGCAACCCGTGATAATCTTTTGGAGGTAAAAGCTTTATTATCAGATGGTAGCGAGGTTGTTTTCGGTGATTTAGACCAAAAATCTTTTCAAGAAAAATGTAAATTAGAAACCCTTGAAGGTAAAATTTATCAAAGTCTTGATAAACTCATCAACAATCCTGAAAATCAAACAGCCATAAAACAAGGCTTCCCGAAAGCCAACGTAAAACGCCGAAATACAGGCTATGCTTTGGATGCCTTACTAAATGTTGAGCAACTGAATTTATCCAAACTAATTGCAGGTTCAGAAGGTACGCTTTGCTTTGTTACTGAAGCAAAACTGAAACTTTTCGACCTTCCACCGAAAGAAGTAGGTATGGTAGCTGTGCATACGCATACGCTCAACGAATCGCTTTTGGTCAATTTAGTGGCTCTTGAACACAATTGTTCAGCCTCTGAGTTGGTCGATGATTTTATCTTAGAATTTACCAAAACCAATATCGAACAGGCTAAAAACAGATTTTTCATCGAAGGCGAGCCTAAAGCCATTTTGATGGTTGAATTTTTTGATGAAACTAAAGAAGGCCTACTGCAAAAAGCCGAAAACTTAATAAAAGCTCTCAAAGAAAAGAATTTGGGCTACGCTCACCCAATTTTGCTCGGTGATGACTCCAAAAAGGCTTGGGAAGTACGAAAAGGTGGCTTAGGCTTACTCCGAAACCTCGAAGGTGATACTCAGTGTGTAAACTTAATTGAAGATTGTGCCGTTGACCCACAAGATTTACCAGCCTACATCGAAGATTTGGAGGTTTTACTGAAAAAACTCAATGTGCAATATTCAATGTATGCCCACGCAGGGGCGGGTGAGTTGCACGTAGAACCAATGGTGAATCTGAAAACTTCTGAGGGGCGACAGCTTTTTCGAACAATTTTAGCCGAAACGGCTGTTTTGGTGAAAAAATATGGCGGTTCACTTTCGGGCGAGCATGGTGATGGGCGTTTGCGTGGAGAATTTATTCCGTTTATGATGGGTGAAAAAAACTACGCACTTTTCAGAGAAGTAAAGCAAATGTTTGACGAAAAAGGCATTTTCAATCAAGGCAAAATCATAGATTCTCCGCCAATGAATGAGTTTTTGCGTTACGAGGCCGACCAACCAACGCCAAAACATCAAACCATTTTTGATTTCTCGAAACAAGAAAGTATTCTACGCCTTGCCGAAAAATGTAGCGGTTCGGGCGATTGTCGAAAAACTGAAATTACGGGCGGAACCATGTGCCCAAGTTATATGGCCACTCGCAGTGAAAAAGATACGACTCGTGCCAGAGCTAATGTTTTGAGGCAATATTACACCAATGAGCAGTCTATTACGCAGGAAAGTGTAAAAGAAGTGCTTGATTTGTGTTTGTCGTGCAAAGGTTGCAAATCAGAATGCCCTTCGAGTGTGGATGTGGGCAAGATGAAAGCAGAGTTTTTGCAGAAAACGTATGATACGAAAGGCGTTCCGTTCCGCTCTAAACTCATTGGTACTTTTACCAAGCAAATGAAACTGGCCTCGATTGCTCCGTGGGCGTATAATTTCATTTTCAAAACCGAAGCCACTCGCCGAATCGCCAACCGAATGGTAGGTTTTCATCCTGACCGTACAATGCCGTTATTGCATAGCACGACACTGAAAGAATGGTTTGGCAAGCAACCTTCCCCAAAAAACGATAAAAAGGTCTATCTCTTCTGCGATGAATTTACGGATTTTAATGATGTAGAAGTAGGTAAAAAAGCGATTTTATTATTACAAAAACTTGGTTATGAGGTAATCATACCAAATCACTTAGAAAGTGGACGCACGTATTTATCAAAAGGAATGGTGCGTGAAGCTCAGAAAATAGCTATCAAAAATGTTGAGTTGCTAAAAAATATTGTGTCGGAAAATACGCCAATTATTGGAATAGAACCATCGGCAATTTTGACTTTGAGAGATGAATATCTGGAACTTGTTCCGCAAGATTTAAGAGATGCTGCCGAAAAAATCGCTAAAAACACTTTTCAATTTGATGAATGGTTTGCCCGAGAAATCGACCGAAGAAATATCAAAAAAGAAGCCTTTTCGACTGAAAAACGATTAATAAAACTGCACGGACATTGCCACCAAAAAGCACTATCGTCACTTACGCCTACTAAGAAAAGTTTGTCTTTGCCTGCAAATTATGAAGTTCACCTAATTCCATCGGGTTGCTGTGGAATGGCGGGTTCATTTGGCTACGAGGCCGAGCATTATGAAGTTTCGATGAAAGTAGGAGAGTTGGTGCTTTTTCCGACTATCAGAAAACAGGCAGAAGATGTAATTATTGCTGCACCTGGCACAAGTTGTCGCCACCAGATTAAAGACGGAACAGGCAGAATCGCCCAACACCCAGCTGAAATTTTGTATGAAGCGTTGATTTAA
- a CDS encoding protein-disulfide reductase DsbD domain-containing protein: MKKILVLLFIASSFAVSAQIIKPAKWTFTPSKTSAKVGETIDLVFTAKIDDNWYMYSSQLKVEGPLPTSVNFTKTEGYQVVGKLMPVKPKEKYDDIWGGKVQYFEHEAKFIQKVKITKANPIIEGKIECQTCTTKDGKCVPNKDKFKFDIKTI, encoded by the coding sequence ATGAAAAAAATACTTGTTTTATTATTTATTGCCTCATCTTTTGCGGTTTCAGCTCAAATTATCAAACCAGCAAAGTGGACATTCACTCCATCAAAAACATCGGCAAAAGTGGGAGAAACAATTGATTTAGTTTTCACCGCTAAAATCGACGATAATTGGTATATGTATTCTTCTCAACTCAAAGTAGAGGGTCCATTACCAACTTCGGTAAACTTTACTAAAACAGAAGGTTATCAGGTAGTTGGGAAATTAATGCCTGTAAAACCCAAAGAAAAATATGATGATATTTGGGGAGGAAAAGTGCAGTATTTTGAGCACGAAGCCAAATTTATTCAAAAAGTGAAAATTACGAAGGCAAATCCAATCATCGAAGGAAAAATCGAGTGCCAAACTTGTACAACTAAAGATGGTAAGTGCGTGCCAAACAAAGATAAATTCAAGTTTGATATTAAGACAATTTGA
- the der gene encoding ribosome biogenesis GTPase Der, translating into MANIVAIVGRPNVGKSTLFNRLIESRVAITDNMPGVTRDRHYGHAVWTEKYFTVIDTGGYVVGSEDTFEGAIREQVEIAIDESSVVLFVVDTMTGLTDLDKEFANILRRSKKPVFVAANKAETFERHQTAAEFYELGLGDEVFPISGADGSGTGELLDAIVAKFPDSGEENPNEGIPRIAILGRPNVGKSSFLNALTGKDRSIVTNIAGTTRDAIDTHYRLYGKDFILTDTAGIRKKAKVHDNIEFYSTLRSIKALENSDICVVLLDASQGLESQDVSIIAHAHNAKKGIVLMINKWDLVEKDSKTADKMKKEILERLAPMNYMPVVFASVLEKQRIFQVIEKVMEVYENKTKKITTSKLNETMLPIIENTPPPMLKGKQIKIKYCVQVPTPSPTFIFFCNLPQYVQDSYARFLQNKLRENFGFEGLPITVFFRTK; encoded by the coding sequence ATGGCAAACATTGTTGCAATTGTGGGTCGACCGAATGTCGGCAAATCTACTCTTTTTAACCGCCTGATTGAGAGCCGTGTGGCTATCACCGATAATATGCCGGGCGTAACGCGTGACCGCCACTATGGACACGCTGTTTGGACTGAAAAATACTTCACTGTTATTGATACTGGTGGCTACGTAGTTGGCTCAGAAGATACATTTGAAGGAGCTATCCGTGAGCAAGTTGAGATTGCGATTGATGAATCTTCAGTTGTACTTTTTGTAGTTGACACCATGACTGGTTTGACCGATTTAGACAAAGAATTTGCAAACATTCTTCGTCGTTCGAAAAAACCTGTTTTTGTAGCAGCTAATAAAGCCGAAACGTTTGAACGCCATCAGACTGCTGCCGAATTTTATGAATTAGGTTTAGGTGATGAGGTTTTTCCTATTTCGGGTGCTGATGGAAGTGGTACTGGAGAGTTGCTTGATGCAATCGTTGCGAAATTTCCGGATAGTGGCGAAGAAAACCCAAATGAGGGTATTCCAAGAATTGCCATTTTAGGTCGCCCTAACGTAGGAAAATCTTCATTTTTGAATGCTCTCACTGGAAAAGATAGAAGTATCGTAACTAATATCGCAGGTACTACTCGTGATGCTATTGATACCCATTACAGACTTTACGGTAAAGACTTTATTTTAACCGATACGGCAGGAATCCGTAAAAAGGCGAAGGTACACGATAACATTGAGTTTTACTCAACGCTTCGTTCAATCAAAGCCTTAGAAAATTCTGATATTTGTGTGGTATTGTTAGATGCTTCACAAGGCTTAGAATCTCAAGATGTGAGTATTATCGCTCACGCACACAATGCAAAAAAAGGTATTGTATTGATGATTAATAAGTGGGATTTGGTGGAGAAAGACTCTAAAACTGCCGATAAAATGAAGAAGGAGATTCTTGAAAGATTAGCTCCGATGAATTATATGCCTGTAGTTTTTGCTTCGGTTTTAGAAAAACAACGTATTTTCCAAGTAATCGAAAAGGTGATGGAGGTTTATGAAAATAAAACCAAGAAAATCACTACTTCGAAGCTTAACGAAACTATGTTGCCGATTATCGAAAACACGCCCCCTCCGATGCTGAAAGGTAAGCAAATTAAGATTAAATATTGTGTGCAAGTACCTACACCCTCACCAACGTTTATCTTCTTCTGTAATCTGCCGCAGTATGTGCAAGACTCATACGCTCGTTTCTTACAAAATAAACTTCGTGAAAACTTTGGTTTTGAAGGCCTTCCAATTACGGTATTCTTTAGAACTAAGTAA
- a CDS encoding EamA family transporter yields the protein MFYLILSIIFSVLLLTNFRLYPKYNISTFQAIAFNYPICFLTGLALMPKEQSFELNFAENWTFYALILGVGFIITFLLSGYSTQRMGMTATSLANNISLVIPVLCSLLIFKTQGRAFDELNYLGLALALGAVALSTFKKSDEKVSGKGFDFLLPVAVFLMYGVTNTSINYLNINFIKSADRTVPVTLVMVLGAIIAGLVVLAIRVIRGQEKIEMRNVLASITLGVPNFLSFYFLILALTAYGNSGAFVYPLYNIGVILVSALVAFIFFKEKLTTLNKIGLLLAILAIGLISWQDIAGLFN from the coding sequence ATGTTTTATTTAATATTAAGTATCATATTTTCAGTTTTGCTACTTACAAACTTCCGTTTGTATCCAAAATATAACATTAGCACTTTTCAGGCAATTGCGTTTAATTACCCAATTTGCTTTCTGACAGGGCTGGCTTTAATGCCCAAGGAGCAAAGTTTTGAATTAAATTTTGCCGAAAACTGGACATTCTACGCTTTGATACTGGGCGTTGGTTTTATCATAACATTCTTATTATCAGGCTATTCCACTCAACGAATGGGCATGACGGCCACTTCTTTGGCCAATAATATTTCGTTGGTGATTCCTGTACTTTGTAGTTTGCTTATTTTCAAAACGCAAGGGCGTGCCTTTGATGAGCTCAATTATCTTGGTTTGGCTTTGGCGTTGGGAGCTGTTGCACTCAGTACATTCAAAAAAAGCGATGAAAAAGTTTCGGGCAAAGGCTTCGATTTTCTTTTGCCAGTGGCCGTTTTTTTGATGTATGGTGTTACGAATACTTCTATTAACTACTTGAATATCAACTTTATCAAATCGGCCGATAGAACTGTTCCTGTAACTTTGGTAATGGTTTTAGGGGCAATTATTGCAGGATTAGTAGTTTTGGCCATTCGAGTGATTCGTGGACAAGAAAAAATTGAAATGAGAAATGTTTTGGCCAGTATCACGCTTGGTGTACCTAATTTTCTTTCGTTTTATTTCTTGATTTTGGCTCTTACGGCCTACGGCAATAGTGGAGCTTTTGTGTATCCGCTTTATAATATTGGGGTTATTTTGGTTTCGGCTTTGGTGGCGTTTATTTTCTTCAAGGAAAAGCTAACTACGCTGAATAAAATCGGACTTTTATTGGCTATTTTAGCCATTGGACTGATTTCTTGGCAAGATATTGCTGGACTTTTTAATTGA
- a CDS encoding helix-turn-helix domain-containing protein, whose product MALLDNLLAEITPEEQARTDRKMRIASIIADTLVEKGMAKKDFAQKVGRKPSEITKWLSGRHNFTLDTLTDIEQVLKIKLITDKRKAAAQKQVLGGLRA is encoded by the coding sequence ATGGCATTATTAGATAACCTATTAGCAGAAATAACACCCGAAGAGCAAGCTCGTACCGACCGTAAAATGCGTATTGCTTCAATTATTGCCGATACACTTGTAGAAAAGGGTATGGCAAAGAAAGATTTTGCCCAAAAAGTAGGTAGAAAACCTTCTGAAATAACAAAGTGGTTGAGCGGTAGGCATAATTTTACGCTTGATACCCTCACCGATATTGAGCAAGTCCTAAAAATCAAATTAATAACAGATAAACGTAAGGCAGCAGCACAAAAACAGGTTTTGGGTGGCTTGAGGGCGTAA
- the era gene encoding GTPase Era, producing the protein MMEDNISPDHKAGFISIVGKPNVGKSTLMNILVGERLSIITSKAQTTRHRIMGIVNGVQNGTDFQLVYSDTPGIIKPVYELHKSMMHFVHGSLEDADVILFVTDIFEKHDEDDVIEKLQHANIPILLIINKIDLATPEQIEEKINYWKENFKALEIIPISALQQQNVEGLLPKIVDLLPVHYPYFPKDELTDKPERFFAAEIIREKIFTNYTKEVPYSCEVVISSFKEKEDMIVVSSEIYVERTTQRAILLGHKGERIKKVGIEARQEMEKFFGKKIFLEQYIKVEPDWRNKRQKLERFGYE; encoded by the coding sequence ATGATGGAAGATAATATTTCGCCCGACCATAAGGCTGGGTTTATAAGCATAGTAGGAAAACCCAATGTCGGAAAATCGACCTTGATGAATATCTTGGTTGGCGAACGCCTTTCGATTATCACCTCGAAGGCCCAAACAACTCGCCACCGCATCATGGGCATTGTGAATGGTGTGCAAAATGGCACCGATTTTCAATTGGTTTACTCCGATACCCCGGGCATCATCAAGCCAGTTTATGAATTGCATAAATCAATGATGCACTTTGTACATGGCTCGCTCGAAGATGCCGATGTGATTTTATTTGTGACTGATATTTTCGAAAAGCATGATGAAGATGATGTAATCGAAAAACTCCAACACGCCAATATTCCGATATTGCTGATAATCAACAAGATTGACTTAGCCACGCCTGAGCAAATCGAAGAAAAAATCAATTATTGGAAAGAAAACTTTAAGGCTTTAGAGATTATTCCAATTTCAGCACTTCAGCAGCAAAACGTTGAGGGACTTTTGCCTAAAATTGTAGATTTACTACCAGTTCATTACCCGTACTTCCCGAAAGATGAACTCACTGATAAGCCTGAGCGTTTTTTTGCTGCTGAGATTATCCGTGAAAAAATCTTTACTAACTATACCAAAGAAGTTCCTTATAGCTGCGAAGTAGTAATTTCTAGTTTCAAGGAAAAAGAGGATATGATTGTGGTGAGTTCTGAGATTTACGTTGAACGCACCACCCAACGTGCCATCTTGTTGGGGCATAAAGGAGAACGTATCAAAAAAGTAGGAATTGAGGCTCGCCAAGAAATGGAAAAGTTTTTTGGAAAAAAGATTTTCTTGGAACAGTATATCAAAGTTGAGCCAGATTGGCGAAATAAACGTCAGAAATTGGAGCGATTCGGCTATGAATGA
- a CDS encoding 2-isopropylmalate synthase: MSEKIYVFDTTLRDGEQVPGCQLTTEEKVMIAKELEKLGVDIIEAGFPVSSPGDFRSVVEVAKAVTEPTVCALSRAVKGDIDAAGEALKVAKRPRIHTGIGASDIHIKHKFNSSREAIIEQAIDAVKYARNLVDDVEFYAEDAGRADLEFLAKLTESVIKAGATVVNLPDTTGYVLPNDMYDRINYLMNNVPNVDKAILSMHNHNDLGMATANTIAGIRAGARQVEVTINGIGERAGNTSLEEVAMILKVHKSMGYHTNINSEMLFPMSNLVSQTMRMPVQANKAIVGRNAFAHSSGIHQDGFLKHTDTYEIISPQEVGVPKSSIVLTARSGRHALKHRLEMLGYKLEKPVLDDTYKRFLDLADQIKEVNDKDLVKLMRA; this comes from the coding sequence ATGAGCGAGAAAATTTATGTCTTTGACACTACTTTGCGAGATGGCGAGCAAGTACCGGGTTGTCAGCTAACAACCGAGGAGAAAGTAATGATTGCTAAAGAACTCGAAAAGCTGGGTGTTGATATAATCGAAGCAGGATTTCCAGTATCGAGTCCTGGCGATTTTCGTTCGGTTGTAGAGGTTGCTAAAGCCGTTACCGAGCCAACAGTCTGTGCATTATCGCGTGCTGTAAAAGGCGATATCGATGCCGCTGGCGAAGCTCTAAAAGTAGCAAAACGCCCTCGTATTCATACGGGAATTGGAGCATCTGACATCCACATCAAACATAAATTTAATAGTAGCCGTGAAGCAATTATCGAACAAGCGATTGACGCCGTGAAATATGCTCGAAACCTTGTGGATGATGTTGAATTCTACGCCGAAGATGCTGGTCGTGCTGATTTAGAATTTTTGGCAAAGTTGACTGAAAGTGTTATCAAAGCAGGAGCTACCGTAGTGAACTTGCCTGACACAACAGGATATGTTTTACCAAACGATATGTACGACCGCATCAATTATTTGATGAATAATGTACCAAACGTTGACAAGGCGATTCTCTCGATGCACAACCACAATGATTTGGGTATGGCAACTGCCAATACAATTGCCGGAATCAGAGCGGGAGCACGCCAAGTAGAGGTAACAATCAATGGTATTGGTGAAAGAGCTGGAAATACTTCATTGGAAGAGGTAGCCATGATTTTGAAAGTTCATAAATCAATGGGTTACCATACTAATATCAATAGCGAAATGCTATTTCCGATGAGTAATTTGGTTTCGCAAACAATGCGTATGCCAGTACAAGCCAATAAGGCTATTGTTGGACGCAACGCTTTTGCTCACTCGTCGGGGATTCACCAAGATGGTTTCTTGAAACATACCGATACTTACGAGATTATTAGCCCACAAGAAGTTGGTGTTCCGAAATCTTCAATCGTATTGACCGCTCGTAGTGGTCGCCACGCCTTGAAACACCGCCTCGAAATGTTAGGTTATAAGCTTGAAAAACCAGTTTTAGACGATACATATAAGCGTTTCCTAGACTTAGCCGACCAAATCAAAGAAGTAAATGATAAGGATTTGGTGAAGTTGATGAGAGCTTAA